A genomic region of Branchiostoma lanceolatum isolate klBraLanc5 chromosome 4, klBraLanc5.hap2, whole genome shotgun sequence contains the following coding sequences:
- the LOC136432895 gene encoding enolase-phosphatase E1-like: MSNRRLRNTRHRSERTAAGTENKRSAGGPHNISGLLDGVTVVLLDIEGTTTPITFVKDELFPYVRSHVKQHLEKHWQEEECQQDIAALKKQAEEDKEMDGVVLIPECITDDDETRQKVLSAVVDNVLWNMDADRKVTALKQLQGHMWRAAYQTGKIKGEVYPDVVPAIRGWLETGRQVYIYSSGSVEAQKLLFGFSTEGDLLELFSGHFDTTTGLKVETESYRRIATAVGCDPANILFLTDVVREAKPSGEAGMKACLTVRPGNAPLTEEDMAEFPVIKSFSELASDVSPSKKRSRGKAAT, from the exons ATGTCAAATCGCCGCTTGAGAAACACACGGCATCGTAGTGAGAGAACTGCCGCCGGGACAGAGAACAAGCGGAGTGCTGGTGGGCCACATAACATCTCAGGTCTGTTGGACGGTGTGACTGTGGTGCTACTGGACATAGAAGGGACTACAACACCTATTACCTTTGTTAAG GATGAGTTGTTCCCATATGTGCGCTCCCATGTGAAACAACATCTAGAGAAACACTGGCAGGAGGAAGAATGTCAGCAGGACATCGCTGCCCTGAAGAAACAG GCAGAGGAAGACAAGGAGATGGATGGTGTGGTGTTAATCCCAGAATGCATCACCGATGATGATGAGACCAGGCAAAAGGTGCTAAGTGCTGTTGTGGACAATGTCCTGTGGAACATGGATGCTGATAGGAAGGTCACTGCACTCAAGCAGTTACAAGGTCACATGTGGAGGGCCGCCTACCAGACAGGCAAGATCAAGGGAGA GGTATACCCAGATGTGGTCCCCGCTATCCGAGGGTGGTTGGAGACAGGTCGGCAGGTGTACATCTACTCCTCAGGCAGTGTGGAGGCACAGAAACTGCTGTTTGGTTTCTCCACAGAGGGAGACCTGCTGGAG CTGTTCAGTGGCCATTTTGACACCACCACAGGTCTGAAGGTGGAGACGGAGAGTTACAGGAGGATAGCCACGGCTGTGGGCTGTGATCCTGCCAACATTCTCTTCCTCACAGATGTTGTAAGAG AGGCCAAACCATCAGGTGAGGCTGGGATGAAGGCGTGTCTTACTGTACGACCTGGGAACGCACCTCTCACAGAGGAGGACATGGCAGAATTCCCTGTCATCAAGTCTTTTTCTGAACTGGCAAGTGATGTCAGTCCTAGCAAGAAGCGATCCAGAGGGAAAGCTGCAACATAG
- the LOC136432896 gene encoding guanylate-binding protein 1-like, with protein MAAQRNFSVEPLGQGQSIPSSVPLVLPNNLEYDLGTHTVRRKPGVERSSLAAVVEAMSLLAGIDDPVAVVAVTGPCRTGKSYMLSRMLGSSDAFQLGHSFEPETFGIWMSTKVLKCDGLTVVLLDTEGIDAVQAEAQNDASLLVLTILSCSLLVFNTTSVPKQGQLEKLQCFAELAEAVRIWKSGELDHEEFSRHFPDLLWLLRDSTLTPTDADGNPIDARSYLTKRILKESGRFRPTPSDMVSRAITSFFPALDCRTLPPPSSDTDVMRNIETSQDKLDPEFNQGVEDLVKDILSTVKPKQGFGQGKTVTGRQLAALVQHYVATLNDPRSLPTLQTAWDAALMTLVEDTVRELQERYVREMRQGIQQAGGMPLEEDPSSSAASMMSLHQTVFEGLLDTLKGRLHSFCEAAEMTQAVVELTASVNGTQDDSRGILCSLLSENRSSSESFCNQLVQNLYQPISDKLASPPENYDIKALEADLAQLKATYDEQARGPCKHKVYLQFAEFLEGQKTAFSTIKGYQEEDYKLQEETRRREAEVANLQEERLQVERQVALSMKEQQDQVEMLMAEFGREVQNLKEEEKERRDAIMRDLQVKMEETAQRNVAMLEELSRRQEGVVQQQMEAMQQQQRQQMEGMMQMAKAIQERNDRLARELQEQAQKAKSPGFLENVMGSVVDVVKQGASLILMSKFPLAGAAAAVGASAAQAVTGRTATTGTAPKAPSIK; from the exons ATGGCGGCACAGCGGAACTTCTCCGTCGAACCTCTCGGTCAGGGCCAGTCTATCCCATCATCTGTACCGCTAGTCCTGCCCAACAACCTGGAGTATGACCTCGGTACGCACACCGTTCGGCGCAAACCAGGGGTTGAGCGGTCATCCCTGGCGGCGGTGGTTGAGGCCATGTCGCTATTGGCGGGTATTGACGACCCGGTAGCGGTGGTGGCAGTGACGGGACCCTGCCGCACGGGCAAGTCCTACATGCTGTCCCGCATGCTGGGGTCCTCCGACGCCTTCCAACTGGGACACTCCTTCGAGCCAGAGACTTTCGGAATATGGATGAGCACCAAG GTGTTGAAATGTGACGGGCTGACAGTGGTGCTGTTGGACACGGAGGGTATCGACGCCGTCCAGGCCGAGGCCCAAAACGACGCCTCCCTCCTGGTGCTGACCATCCTGTCCTGCTCCCTGCTGGTGTTCAACACCACGTCTGTACCAAAACAGGGCCAGTTGGAAAAGCTACA GTGCTTTGCGGAGTTAGCTGAAGCCGTTCGTATTTGGAAGAGCGGCGAGCTGGACCACGAGGAGTTCAGCCGCCATTTTCCCGACCTCCTCTGGTTACTGCGGGACTCCACTCTCACGCCGACGGACGCCGACGGAAACCCGATAGACGCTCGGAGCTACCTAACT AAGAGGATCCTGAAAGAGAGCGGTCGGTTCAGACCGACACCAAGCGACATGGTCAGCCGGGCCATCACCAGCTTCTTCCCGGCCCTGGACTGCCGCACACTCCCACCTCCGTCCAGCGACACGGACGTCATGCGGAATATCGAGACCAGCCAGGACAAACTGGACCCTGAGTTTAACCAAGGCGTGGAGGACCTGGTGAAGGACATTTTGTCTACTGTCAAACCCAAGCAAGGCTTCGGACAAG GAAAGACAGTTACAGGTCGTCAGTTGGCAGCCCTTGTGCAGCATTACGTCGCTACCCTGAACGACCCCAGGTCCCTGCCAACCCTGCAGACCGCCTGGGACGCCGCGCTGATGACGCTGGTGGAGGACACCGTGCGGGAGCTGCAGGAGCGCTATGTACGGGAGATGCGGCAGGGAATCCAACAGGCCGGCGGTATGCCTCTAGAGGAGG ATCCCAGCAGCAGCGCGGCATCCATGATGTCCCTGCACCAGACCGTGTTTGAAGGGCTCCTGGACACCCTGAAGGGTCGGCTCCACAGTTTTTGTGAGGCGGCCGAGATGACACAGGCCGTGGTGGAGTTGACTGCTAGCGTCAACGGGACCCAAG ATGACAGCCGCGGGATCTTGTGCAGCCTCCTGAGTGAGAACCGCAGCAGCTCGGAGAGTTTCTGTAATCAGCTGGTGCAGAACCTTTACCAACCCATTAGCGACAAGCTAGCCTCTCCGCCGGAGAACTACGACATCAAG GCCCTTGAAGCAGACTTGGCGCAGCTGAAGGCTACATATGATGAGCAAGCTAGAGGACCGTGCAAGCACAAGGTTTACCTGCAGTTCGCAGAATTCCTGGAGGGGCAAAAGACTGCGTTTTCCACCATCAAG GGTTACCAAGAGGAGGACTACAAGCTCCAGGAGGAGACGCGGCGGCGGGAGGCTGAGGTGGCCAACCTGCAGGAGGAGAGGCTACAGGTGGAACGCCAGGTGGCGCTGTCCATGAAGGAGCAGCAGGACCAGGTGGAGATGCTGATGGCGGAGTTTGGGCGGGAAGTGCAGAATCTGAAGGAGGAAGAAAA AGAGCGCCGAGACGCCATCATGCGGGACCTGCAGGTGAAGATGGAGGAGACGGCCCAGCGGAACGTGGCGATGCTGGAGGAGCTGTCCCGCCGACAGGAGGGCGTGGTGCAGCAGCAGATGGAGGccatgcagcagcagcagcgcCAGCAGATGGAGGGCATGATGCAGATGGCGAAGGCCATACAGGAGCGAAATGACAGACTCGCACGAG AGCTGCAAGAACAAGCCCAGAAGGCAAAATCTCCGGGGTTCCTGGAGAACGTCATGGGTTCCGTAGTGGACGTCGTGAAGCAGGGGGCCTCTCTGATCCTCATGTCCAAGTTTCCTCTTGCGGGCGCTGCTGCAGCCGTCGGCGCAAGCGCAGCTCAGGCAGTAACAGGTCGCACTGCCACGACCGGTACCGCGCCAAAAGCACCCAGCATTAAGTAA
- the LOC136432898 gene encoding guanylate-binding protein 1-like: protein MSGLHSKHGFKVEALKPKPGGQAIQGSAIPLILPNDLKYNASTGRVEEVQGARRETLQAVPEALGLLEGIEEPVSALAICGPCRSGKSYILSRLLGTADAFELGHRMDPQTFGIWMGTKVLRGKDFTIVLLDTEGIDAAGASADQDARILVMTILMSSLLIYNSLNVPYKGDLEKMQCFIKLAKGITVKKGEKTQMSAFREFFPDFLWLLRDVSLMITDEDGKDMDPSEYLKTRVLGRKGEDDFDESTSDKVGRAILTFFSSVECATLERPSEKKEVMNNIAEHTGSLNPEFNKGVEDLIKRLLLKSRAKRGYDKGSTVSGVALSIMAKQYIAAVNDPKAIPALDNTWKNTIQLMRSRAIEEVVVEYNQHMQAQVAAATKNGQMPLEDTENKGKPPSQPSLMDLHNQLFKVVTDMLLEKVGHLGISSGDLGSENKTVVDEMQKRLVQREERTVDYMAADGTIKKQKGFVVTGGELFHFIQANKDLSKVFCQKLFERLFDPIRKHVESPPPDYDFQQLMGELTNARQRYSEQARGPEKWVILQEMTKNFEKLKANFEKIKGYQKKLMQEQQKAQEAELQAKEKEREVRQLYDQAQGMQKAHQETLQKMDHQHREQMDKVRQEEAERREQEEQKYRDLQNAQMEQYATMAREFNEKSSSQMQDLMGRMQEQQADMNRQMMDLMQAIKDTPPPVVKVERGGGCSIM, encoded by the exons ATGTCGGGGTTACATTCCAAGCACGGGTTCAAAGTCGAGGCACTGAAGCCGAAGCCAGGTGGGCAGGCCATCCAGGGCTCAGCCATCCCTCTGATTCTGCCCAACGATCTGAAGTACAATGCGTCCACCGGTAGAGTCGAGGAGGTGCAGGGCGCCCGACGGGAAACCCTGCAGGCTGTTCCCGAGGCCTTGGGCCTGCTGGAGGGGATCGAGGAGCCCGTTAGTGCGCTCGCAATCTGTGGGCCATGTCGGAGCGGTAAAAGTTACATTCTCTCCAG GTTACTGGGCACTGCTGATGCCTTTGAGCTGGGCCATCGTATGGACCCGCAGACCTTTGGTATCTGGATGGGCACCAAGGTGCTGCGGGGGAAGGACTTCACCATCGTGCTGCTGGACACAGAAGGCATAG ATGCAGCGGGAGCCAGTGCAGACCAGGATGCCCGTATCCTGGTGATGACCATCCTGATGTCCTCCCTCCTCATCTACAACTCCCTTAATGTGCCTTACAAGGGAGACCTGGAGAAGATGCA GTGTTTCATCAAACTGGCAAAGGGGATCACAGTTAAGAAAGGAGAGAAGACACAGATGTCAGCATTCCGTGAGTTCTTCCCTGACTTCCTGTGGCTGCTGCGAGATGTTTCTCTGATGATCACTGATGAGGATGGTAAAGACATGGATCCTTCCGAGTACTTGAAGACTAGG GTCCTTGGACGTAAGGGTGAGGATGATTTTGACGAGTCGACCAGTGACAAAGTAGGACGGGCCATCCTTACATTCTTCTCTTCAGTGGAGTGTGCCACCTTGGAGCGTCCCTCTGAGAAGAAGGAGGTAATGAACAACATTGCCGAGCACACCGGCAGCCTGAACCCAGAGTTCAACAAGGGTGTGGAGGACCTCATCAAGAGGCTGCTGCTGAAGTCACGTGCCAAGAGAGGCTATGACAAGGGCTCAACTGTCAGTG GTGTAGCCCTCAGCATCATGGCCAAGCAGTACATAGCAGCAGTCAATGACCCCAAGGCCATCCCTGCACTGGACAACACCTGGAAGAACACCATACAGCTCATGCGGAGCAGGGCCATTGAGGAGGTGGTTGTGGAGTACAACCAGCACATGCAG GCCCAGGTAGCTGCAGCGACGAAGAATGGACAGATGCCATTGGAAGATACAGAAAACAAGGG GAAACCCCCCAGCCAGCCTTCCCTTATGGACCTCCATAACCAGTTGTTCAAGGTGGTCACTGACATGCTGCTGGAGAAGGTCGGCCATCTTGGTATCAGCTCAGGGGATCTGGGCAGTGAGAACAAGACTGTTGTGGACGAAATGCAAAAACGCCTGG TTCAAAGAGAGGAGCGCACGGTTGACTATATGGCAGCTGACGGCACCATCAAGAAGCAGAAGGGGTTCGTCGTCACTGGCGGAGAGCTTTTTCACTTCATCCAGGCAAACAAAGACCTGTCCAAGGTCTTCTGCCAGAAGCTTTTTGAACGTTTGTTTGACCCAATTAG gAAGCATGTAGAGTCCCCTCCTCCAGACTATGACTTCCAGCAGCTGATGGGAGAGCTGACCAATGCACGCCAGCGGTACAGCGAGCAGGCTCGTGGACCAGAGAAGTGGGTCATTTTGCAAGAGATGACCAAAAACTTTGAGAAACTGAAGGCCAACTTTGAGAAGATTAAGGGATATCAGAAAAAG CTGATGCAGGAACAGCAGAAGGCACAGGAGGCAGAGCTGCAGGCCAAGGAGAAGGAGCGGGAAGTGAGGCAGCTGTATGACCAGGCACAGGGCATGCAGAAGGCCCACCAGGAAACCCTGCAGAAAATGGATCATCAGCACAGAGAGCAGATGGACAAG GTGAGACAAGAAGAAGCAGAGCGACGTGAGCAGGAGGAACAGAAGTATCGAGACCTGCAGAATGCACAGATGGAGCAGTATGCAACCATGGCAAGG GAGTTCAATGAGAAGTCCTCATCCCAGATGCAGGACCTGATGGGGAGGATGCAGGAGCAGCAGGCAGACATGAACAGGCAGATGATGGACTTGATGCAGGCTATCAAGGATACACCTCCAC CGGTGGTGAAGGTGGAACGTGGTGGTGGTTGCAGCATTATGTAA